The stretch of DNA CAAATTGCCTCATGTTTGTACCGACATCTTATGGATCTTCCATCAACCGTAAAAAGAGTATGTTTATATTCGGATACATGCCAGGGCCAGAATAAAAACAGTCACGTGTCAGCAATGTTTATGAGCGTTTtgaaaaacaaaagtacaatAGAGTATATTGATCACAAGTTTCTTGTAAGTGGTCATACACATATGGAATGTGATGCAGATCATTCTGTTATTgaaaaggagaagaagaaaacTACAATGAAAATTAAGCATCCGTATGATTAGGTACAACTTATAAGAATCTGTAAACAAAAGAATTCTTTTATAGTAAAAGTAATGGAATCCAACGATTTTCACAATTTTGCAGCATTATTGAAAACTGATTTGATGCAAAAAAAAGTAACTGAGAGTGGGGAAAAGTTTCTTTGGAAAGATCTGCAGTGGGCACGTTATTCTGCAGATAATTTTACAACTCTGTATTTCAAGTCGTCACTTAATAATGAAGAAGAATTTAAGTCTGTCAACTacagaagaagaggaaaacaatCAACCCAGCTTCAACTACTAAAGCTGCATGATGGGCCAGTTCCGATAAgcaaagagaagaagaaaaacctTATGGAACTTTTGCCTTTCATAGATAAACAATTTTGGCCATTTCATCAAGAGTTCTTGGTAGCTGATGTTCCTGACATCGACCCCGATTTAGTGGAAGTCGATCCTGAtgatatttagatattttttgtgCTACTTtggtttataataaaatattttgattaaaattttgtgtaattaTTTTAGATGTAAGCAAATAAATCACACCTAAATGTGCCTAATACATATAACTATTTAAGATATCTTGAGATACCTCAAATTCACACCTATAGTACAACCGTGAATATACGGATAAGTCATTTAATCTCTTCTAAAACTTAATTTAATGTAACTCGTTATATTTTTATCCAATAATAGTCTCTTGTTCTCGCCAAAAAAGTGCTTTTGAATGTTTAAACGTTATTCTGCGATTTTCCACGATCCCGTAAACATTGTTTCGACTCTCCTGAAAAATTTACCAAAATTGACTTATGTGCTTATTCACAGGAGCCAGAAAAATAGTCCTTGGTTGCCAAACATTCATAGCAATAATACTCTTGAACTCAACGAATTTGTGAAGCAGAATTCGCTAAACTTTGGACTGTTGCTCACATAAAGGGACAGAGTGTGGATTAGACTTTAATGCTCATATAAACAGAAAGTAGAAAAAGCATAGTTGCTATCCTACTGGATGCATAATTGGATTACATCGCCTCCTGGCAATGTTACTCGTAGAACTATAATACATCTTAATTACTGTTGGAGAGGACTGGTGAATCTATATTATTTAACTTATAATGTATCTCTGTTATTAATTACATGCCCCCAATGTTTTCCAattcaaaacaattttaattaGAACAATAGTATTTATGATAAGAATATTTATGAATTCTAATATCTTAATACCTCACCACACAAGTACAAGAGGAATAGGTGGTtcaaaaattcttattttttttaaactttcatTAATTAAAGCTTTTTCctagtgtgcactctcaaatgtgttttcaaatgatGTGCTTGGcgaaactgcttaaaacaaatttcacacttgtaaggtttttcttcagtgtgcactctcaaatgtctttGCAAATTACTTGTTTCAGAAAACTGCttacaacaaatttcacacttataaggtttttcttcagtgtgcacTCTTAAATGTCTTTGCAAATTACTTTTTTcagaaaattgcttaaaacagatttcacacttgtaaggtttttcttcagtgtgcacTCTCGAATGTTTTTTCAAATGACTTGCTTGGCTAAACTgtttcaaacaaatttcacacttataaggtttttcttcagtgtgcactctcaaatgtactTGCAAATTACATTTTTcagaaaattgcttaaaacaaatttcacacgtgtaaggtttttcttcagtgtgcactttcaaatgtgttttcaaattacttgtttgagaaaactgcttaaaacaaatgtcaCACGTGTACGGTTTTTCCTCAGTGTGCACTCTCGAATGTGTTTTCAAATGATTTGCTTGGCTAAACTGTttcaaacaaattttacacttgtacGGCTTTTCTTCAGTGTGCAACATCAGATGTATTTTCAAAGTGTTTGCGTGAGAAAACTGCTGAAAACAAATTtgacacttataaggtttttccccagtgtgcagtCTCAAATGTGTCTTCAAATGATGTGGTTGGcgaaactgtttaaaacaaatttcacacttgtaaagcTTTTCtacagtgtgcactctcaaatgtgttttcaaattaaatgctttattaaattttttaaaacaaatttcgcacttgtaaggtttttcttcagtgtgcactctcaaatgtacttgcaaattacttttttcagaaaattgcttaaaacaaatttcacacttgtaaggtttttcttcagtgtgcactttcaaatgtgttttcaaattacttgtTTGAGAAAAGTGCTTAAAACAAAtgtcacacttgtatggtttttccccagtgtgcagtCTCAAATGTGTCTTCAAATGATGTGCTTGGcgaaactgtttaaaacaaatttcacacttgtaaagcTTTTCta from Diabrotica undecimpunctata isolate CICGRU chromosome 4, icDiaUnde3, whole genome shotgun sequence encodes:
- the LOC140440057 gene encoding uncharacterized protein isoform X2, producing the protein MEFNIEIKQESVESDERDIHRQLSTSTDLKQLKNELENNWAVAVKTGIKQEFVESDPRYLENQLSTSLDLEDMKIESDDYNSGFTQEENKRKIMETIFEHSSYKGHYTSQHVEGKTVNKNLKVQIRQGPYNCEICCNHFSRKSNLKRHLITHTEEKHFECEICFKKFNKAFNLKTHLRVHTVEKLYKCEICFKQFRQAHHLKTHLRLHTGEKPYKCDICFKHFSQTSNLKTHLKVHTEEKPYKCEICFKQFSEKSNLQVHLRVHTEEKPYKCEICFKKFNKAFNLKTHLRVHTVEKLYKCEICFKQFRQPHHLKTHLRLHTGEKPYKCQICFQQFSHANTLKIHLMLHTEEKPYKCKICLKQFSQANHLKTHSRVHTEEKPYTCDICFKQFSQTSNLKTHLKVHTEEKPYTCEICFKQFSEKCNLQVHLRVHTEEKPYKCEICLKQFSQASHLKKHSRVHTEEKPYKCEICFKQFSEKSNLQRHLRVHTEEKPYKCEICCKQFSETSNLQRHLRVHTEEKPYKCEICFKQFRQAHHLKTHLRVHTRKKL
- the LOC140440057 gene encoding uncharacterized protein isoform X1 is translated as MEFNIEIKQESVESDERDIHRQLSTSTDLKQLKNELENNWAVAVKTGIKQEFVESDPRYLENQLSTSLDLEDMKIESDDYNSGFTQEQNKTKIMETFFEHSSYKGHYMSQHIKGKTMNKNVKVQTTQGPYNCEICCNHFSRKSNLKRHLITHTEEKPFKCEICFKQFSQTGFTQEENKRKIMETIFEHSSYKGHYTSQHVEGKTVNKNLKVQIRQGPYNCEICCNHFSRKSNLKRHLITHTEEKHFECEICFKKFNKAFNLKTHLRVHTVEKLYKCEICFKQFRQAHHLKTHLRLHTGEKPYKCDICFKHFSQTSNLKTHLKVHTEEKPYKCEICFKQFSEKSNLQVHLRVHTEEKPYKCEICFKKFNKAFNLKTHLRVHTVEKLYKCEICFKQFRQPHHLKTHLRLHTGEKPYKCQICFQQFSHANTLKIHLMLHTEEKPYKCKICLKQFSQANHLKTHSRVHTEEKPYTCDICFKQFSQTSNLKTHLKVHTEEKPYTCEICFKQFSEKCNLQVHLRVHTEEKPYKCEICLKQFSQASHLKKHSRVHTEEKPYKCEICFKQFSEKSNLQRHLRVHTEEKPYKCEICCKQFSETSNLQRHLRVHTEEKPYKCEICFKQFRQAHHLKTHLRVHTRKKL